In Vicinamibacterales bacterium, the sequence CTACCCGAAGCCAGCGGTAGACTCTAATCCTCAAGGACCGCCGTTGGGGGCAGCAGCATTCTCGACCTGTCGAGGAGGATTCGATGCATGTTCTGGTGCGTGTTGGAGTCACAGTGTTGCTCACCGCACAAGTTATCTCTGCCCAGATGCTGTCCCGTGACACGCTCGATATCTACTGGATCGACGTCGAGGGCGGTTCGGCCACGCTCATTGTGACTCCGAACAGCGAGTCCATTCTGATGGATGCCGGGTGGCCCCGTTCCGACGACCGAGATGCCCAACGCATCCAGGCGGCGATGACTGACGCGGGTATCGACCGTCTCAATTACTTCATCACCTCTCACTTCCATGCTGACCATGTCGGCGGGCTTACCGCGCTCGCTAATCGTGTCGTAATCGATCAGTTCATCGATCACGGTGACAGCGTTGAAGACAATCCTGAGCTGTGGAATCCCTACCTGGCCGTGGTCACCGGGAAGAAACGACGCAGTGTGAGCCCTGGGGATACCCTGCCCATTCCGGGGCTAGAGTTCATGTTCGTGACCTCTAACGGCCAAACGCTGCAAGCAAGTTTGTCACTGAGTGAGCCGAATGCGCTCTGTAACGAGGCCTCTTCACCCGTGCCAGACATGGGCGAGAACGGTCGGAGTGTGGGTTATCTGTTGTCGTTCGGTTCGTTTCAATTCCTAAACCTCGGCGATCTCACCGTCGATCGCCAGCATGCCCTTGCCTGCCCAGTAAACACCCTTGGCACCGTGGACCTTCTTCAAGTGCCTCACCATGGGAACGACCTAGCCCCAGAGTTACTGTGGGCCCTCATGCCACAGGTGACCATCAGTAGCCAAGGGCCACACAAGGGTGGCAGTGCCGACGGCTTCGAGATCATCTCGCAGATTCCAGAGCTCGAAGATATGTGGCAAGTGCACCGAGCGCTCGACACGGACGACGGGCATAACACCGAGGCACAATTGATCGCCAATCATACTGACGAAGACGGGTGTTCAGGGCACTGGCTTAAAGCGACAGTGCGCCAAGATGGGCGGAGCTACACGGTGCTCAACGGAAGAAACGACAGCCGGCAGGCCTATATTTCGCGGTAGAACGCTGGACAGACAAACTGATTATGATACGGCGGTGCCACGGTTGCGGGCACGAGGAGCCTTTAATGCCAAAACTTAGGATCCCAGCAATGCTAGCGTGCTTTGCGTTGTTCTCAATTTCGAGCATTGCAAGAGCACAGCCAACAGTTGAAAATCCGTTTACATCAGCTCAGGACGTGTCTGCGGGCATGAAAACGTTCCGCTCACATTGCATTACCTGCCACGGTCGTTCTGGACTCGGAGATAGGGGGCCCAATTTAACTCTCGGTTCCTTTCGGCATGCCGTCGATGACCCGGCCATGTTTCGAGTTGTCCGCCGAGGAATCCCTAATACAGATATGCCGGGCATCTACGCTAATGAGAAATCGATTTGGCAAGTTGTGGCTTACATTCGTAGCCTCGCTCAAGGCCAAGGTAGTGCGCCCCCTTCAGGCGATCCAATAAACGGAGAACGCATTTTTTCTACGCAAGAAGACTGTGCACTA encodes:
- a CDS encoding MBL fold metallo-hydrolase, giving the protein MHVLVRVGVTVLLTAQVISAQMLSRDTLDIYWIDVEGGSATLIVTPNSESILMDAGWPRSDDRDAQRIQAAMTDAGIDRLNYFITSHFHADHVGGLTALANRVVIDQFIDHGDSVEDNPELWNPYLAVVTGKKRRSVSPGDTLPIPGLEFMFVTSNGQTLQASLSLSEPNALCNEASSPVPDMGENGRSVGYLLSFGSFQFLNLGDLTVDRQHALACPVNTLGTVDLLQVPHHGNDLAPELLWALMPQVTISSQGPHKGGSADGFEIISQIPELEDMWQVHRALDTDDGHNTEAQLIANHTDEDGCSGHWLKATVRQDGRSYTVLNGRNDSRQAYISR
- a CDS encoding c-type cytochrome, yielding MPKLRIPAMLACFALFSISSIARAQPTVENPFTSAQDVSAGMKTFRSHCITCHGRSGLGDRGPNLTLGSFRHAVDDPAMFRVVRRGIPNTDMPGIYANEKSIWQVVAYIRSLAQGQGSAPPSGDPINGERIFSTQEDCALCHTVNTKGGGGGAPDLSNIGWQRSVAYLQRALTDPNANVDPEWWGIRVTRTTGEITSGWRLDEDTFSIRLLDPDRNLLSFYKDDLLAFERLEDSPMASYEDILSAEDMDDLVAYLHSLGRGTP